Proteins from a genomic interval of Nitrosomonas sp.:
- the glcE gene encoding glycolate oxidase subunit GlcE, with product MSSILESFTDAVKQAAEKRQTLYIKGGSSKYFYGIPPLEDTLPLDVTGNLGIVDYEPSELIITARAGTPLHEIENTLAQHGQMLAFEPPHFGQSATLGGCVATGLSGPRRAYAGAVRDFVLGVRILDGQGRVMSFGGRVMKNVAGYDVSRLMAGSMGTLGILLEVSLKVLPKPATERTLCLVTTMAQALELMRYYATRPLPVSATCYIDGRLYVRLSGMETAVAAAQEQLRGEVDEDGETFLESIRHHTHPFFHSRPVLWRLSVKATTAPLSLPGEQLIEWGGALRWFAPAEAIAADEVRRLAAAAGGHATLFYGDRAGTSVFQPLSPVLQRMHQRLKQQFDPAGILNPRRMFPEF from the coding sequence ATGTCCTCGATCCTGGAATCATTTACTGACGCGGTCAAACAGGCCGCAGAGAAGCGGCAGACACTTTACATCAAAGGGGGCAGCAGCAAATATTTTTATGGTATTCCACCTTTGGAAGATACGTTGCCGCTTGATGTCACGGGTAATCTGGGAATTGTCGATTATGAGCCCAGCGAGCTCATCATCACCGCACGTGCCGGTACGCCTCTGCACGAAATAGAGAATACATTAGCGCAGCATGGACAGATGCTGGCCTTCGAGCCACCCCATTTCGGGCAGTCGGCCACACTTGGGGGATGTGTCGCTACTGGACTTTCCGGACCACGACGCGCCTATGCGGGCGCCGTGCGTGATTTCGTTCTTGGTGTTCGGATCCTGGATGGGCAAGGCAGGGTAATGTCCTTTGGTGGTCGGGTCATGAAAAACGTTGCTGGTTACGATGTTTCCCGTCTCATGGCGGGATCAATGGGAACGTTGGGCATCCTCCTGGAAGTGTCACTCAAGGTTCTGCCAAAACCAGCCACGGAACGTACACTTTGTTTGGTAACAACCATGGCGCAGGCACTGGAGCTAATGCGTTACTATGCAACCCGACCCTTACCTGTTTCTGCCACATGCTATATCGATGGGCGATTGTACGTCCGTTTATCTGGAATGGAAACCGCCGTTGCCGCCGCGCAGGAGCAGCTGAGAGGTGAGGTGGACGAGGATGGAGAAACATTTCTGGAGTCGATTAGACATCATACTCATCCCTTTTTTCATAGCCGACCCGTCCTGTGGCGACTATCGGTCAAAGCGACGACGGCACCGTTGTCACTGCCTGGTGAGCAGCTGATTGAGTGGGGTGGGGCATTACGCTGGTTTGCACCTGCGGAAGCTATCGCAGCGGATGAAGTGCGCAGACTGGCTGCTGCTGCGGGTGGGCATGCCACGTTATTTTACGGCGACAGAGCGGGTACGTCGGTATTTCAACCTTTATCACCAGTGTTGCAGAGAATGCATCAGCGTTTAAAACAGCAATTTGACCCGGCGGGCATCCTGAACCCGCGCCGTATGTTCCCGGAATTCTGA
- the glcF gene encoding glycolate oxidase subunit GlcF: MQTQLEDGIRNTPAGKEADAILRSCVHCGFCLATCPTYQLLGDELDSPRGRIYLIKQLLEGAEATQKTQRHLDRCLTCRACETTCPSGVQYGRLLDIGRHQVEQQVERRLHVRLIRYALRKILPNRRIFVALMTAARIARPLMPAKLKKSIPPVSKEINLPVEGNGQRVMLVLDGCVQPVLKPAINLATSRVLKRVGIDLVSASQAGCCGALAYHLNAQDEGLDAMRRNIDAWWPYVVHPNKPAEAIVITASGCGVTIKEYGHLLRHDDRYAEKAARISALAKDIGEVMAAEKNHLATLMRNNTYLPHIAFHSPCTLQHGMRLNGVVEELLQALGFKLARIADAHLCCGSAGTYSLLQPQLSRQLRDNKLAALCQEKSALLATANIGCLMHLQAGTDKPVKHWIELLDEALP; this comes from the coding sequence ATGCAGACACAGCTTGAAGATGGCATCAGAAACACACCTGCAGGGAAAGAAGCGGATGCCATTCTGCGCAGCTGCGTTCATTGTGGTTTTTGTCTTGCTACCTGTCCGACCTACCAGCTATTGGGGGATGAGCTCGACAGTCCGCGTGGCAGGATTTATCTGATTAAGCAGCTTCTGGAGGGCGCAGAGGCAACACAGAAAACGCAGCGACACCTTGATCGCTGCCTGACCTGCCGTGCCTGCGAGACGACATGTCCTTCCGGGGTTCAGTACGGTCGGCTACTCGATATTGGCCGTCACCAGGTGGAGCAGCAGGTTGAACGCAGGCTCCACGTAAGACTGATTCGGTACGCTTTGAGAAAGATCTTGCCAAATCGCCGGATTTTTGTGGCACTCATGACAGCTGCGCGTATCGCCAGACCGCTTATGCCGGCAAAGCTAAAAAAAAGTATTCCGCCTGTATCCAAAGAAATCAATCTGCCTGTGGAGGGAAACGGCCAGCGTGTCATGCTGGTGCTGGACGGCTGTGTTCAACCGGTTCTTAAACCAGCGATTAATCTGGCCACCAGCCGGGTACTTAAAAGAGTGGGCATTGATCTCGTTAGTGCATCACAGGCCGGTTGTTGCGGCGCGCTTGCCTATCACCTCAATGCACAGGATGAAGGATTGGATGCGATGCGACGGAATATTGACGCATGGTGGCCTTATGTCGTGCACCCGAACAAACCAGCGGAGGCGATCGTTATAACCGCAAGCGGTTGTGGCGTGACCATCAAGGAGTATGGACACCTGCTACGCCATGATGACCGGTATGCAGAGAAAGCAGCCCGTATTTCAGCGCTGGCGAAGGATATTGGCGAGGTAATGGCTGCTGAAAAAAACCATCTTGCTACTTTGATGAGAAACAATACGTATTTACCGCATATTGCTTTTCATTCACCCTGCACCTTGCAGCATGGCATGCGCCTCAACGGTGTAGTTGAAGAGCTGCTTCAGGCCTTGGGTTTTAAACTGGCGAGAATTGCCGATGCTCACCTTTGCTGTGGTTCCGCTGGCACCTATTCTCTGCTGCAACCACAGCTATCGCGGCAGCTGCGTGATAATAAACTGGCTGCATTATGTCAGGAAAAATCAGCGCTGCTGGCAACTGCCAATATCGGCTGTCTGATGCATTTACAGGCGGGTACAGATAAACCAGTGAAGCACTGGATAGAACTGCTGGATGAAGCATTGCCGTAA
- a CDS encoding IS3 family transposase (programmed frameshift), with protein sequence MNKLNKYSPEVKARAVRLVQEHRSEYPSLWATIESIAPKIGCAPPTLHDWVKKHEIDTGLRDGVTSEERERIKALEREVKELRRANEILKLASAFFGPGGARPQTQILRSFIDRHRDTHGVEPICKVLQVAPSGYRRHVVELRNPALRCARAIRDDDLMPQIQRIWQANLQVYGADKVWRQLKREGIQVARCTVERLMKRLGLEGVRRGKVVRTTVPDKALPCPLDRVNRQFKADRPNQLWVSDFTYVSTWQGWLYVAFVIDVFARCIVGWRVSSSMHTDFVLDALEQALYTRQPELGALIHHSDKGSQYVSIRYTERLAEAGIEPSVGSKGDSYDNALAETINGLYKTELIHKQGPWKNRESVELATLNWVFWFNHQRLLGPIGYIPPAEAEAQYYRQLANSDSASVT encoded by the exons ATGAACAAATTAAACAAATATTCGCCTGAAGTAAAAGCACGCGCAGTCCGTCTGGTGCAAGAGCATCGCAGTGAGTACCCTTCGCTGTGGGCGACGATAGAATCGATAGCGCCAAAGATTGGCTGCGCACCACCGACACTGCATGATTGGGTAAAGAAGCACGAGATCGACACAGGCTTGCGAGATGGTGTCACCAGTGAAGAACGCGAGCGCATCAAAGCACTGGAGCGTGAAGTCAAGGAATTACGTCGCGCCAATGAGATACTGAAACTGGCCAGTGCTTTTTTTG GCCCAGGCGGAGCTCGACCGCAAACTCAAATCCTGAGATCATTCATTGACCGGCATCGCGACACCCACGGAGTCGAGCCTATCTGCAAGGTATTGCAGGTCGCTCCGTCGGGATATCGACGTCACGTTGTCGAACTGCGTAATCCGGCATTGCGCTGTGCCCGAGCTATTCGCGATGACGATCTGATGCCGCAGATACAACGAATCTGGCAGGCCAATCTGCAGGTTTATGGTGCCGACAAGGTATGGCGACAACTTAAGCGCGAAGGAATACAGGTAGCTCGTTGCACTGTTGAGCGGCTGATGAAACGGTTGGGGCTGGAAGGTGTACGGCGCGGCAAGGTTGTCCGCACGACGGTTCCGGACAAGGCACTGCCGTGCCCACTGGATAGGGTCAACCGGCAATTCAAGGCAGATCGCCCAAACCAGTTGTGGGTGTCGGATTTCACCTATGTTTCCACCTGGCAGGGCTGGCTGTATGTCGCGTTCGTCATCGACGTGTTTGCCCGGTGCATCGTGGGTTGGCGGGTCAGTTCCAGCATGCACACAGACTTCGTGCTGGATGCGCTGGAGCAGGCGTTATACACCCGGCAACCGGAGCTGGGTGCTTTGATTCACCACAGCGACAAGGGCTCCCAGTATGTCTCTATCCGTTATACGGAGCGACTTGCCGAGGCCGGGATAGAGCCGTCGGTTGGCAGTAAAGGAGATAGCTACGACAACGCACTGGCCGAAACGATCAACGGGCTTTACAAGACTGAATTGATTCATAAGCAAGGGCCTTGGAAAAACAGGGAATCCGTTGAATTGGCGACGTTGAACTGGGTGTTCTGGTTCAATCATCAGCGTTTGCTCGGACCTATCGGCTATATACCTCCAGCAGAAGCTGAGGCACAATACTATCGGCAGTTAGCCAACTCGGATTCTGCCAGTGTTACTTAA
- a CDS encoding ISNCY family transposase: MRVVRDRQMQLGEIGIAQIRFNLRSRDDIPKVLRGLQHLYMNEALREQVFTLLENEMAPGVDKHNGRPGMDLWRILVCGVLRLDLNIDYDRLLELVNEHKTLRQMLGHGLFDAELQYNRQTLVDNVELLTPELLDKLNQIIVAGGHVLLKKGDAALRGRCDSFVVETNVHFPSDIGLLWDAMRKAIILTGQWCESQQSSHWRQYRYNLRQLKRLLREVQNKKRCKTPKTQGQTIQAHRTYIEQAQQHLDKIRATLSGLIAKTPTERLLKLEIEGYCQHAARQIDQIARRVLKGGMIPHQEKVFSIFEPHTEWISKGKAGVPVELGLKTCILEDQYQFILHHHVMEQQTDDQVALVMISETRKHFPSLNACSFDKGFHSPDNQDGLAQQLDQVTLPKKGKLSQERKAVEHTEAFTQARRAHSAVESAINALEVHGLDKCPDHGIDGFKRYVALAIVTRNIHRIGDILWQQDVKRERKANAQHSKRRQTA, from the coding sequence ATGCGAGTCGTCCGGGACAGACAGATGCAATTAGGCGAGATTGGCATTGCTCAAATCCGGTTCAACTTACGTTCGCGGGACGACATCCCGAAGGTGCTGCGGGGTTTGCAGCACCTGTACATGAACGAGGCGTTGCGCGAACAGGTGTTCACGCTGCTGGAGAACGAGATGGCGCCTGGGGTAGACAAGCACAACGGCCGCCCGGGTATGGACCTGTGGCGCATTCTGGTTTGTGGTGTGCTGCGCCTGGATTTGAATATTGACTATGACCGCCTGCTCGAGCTCGTCAACGAGCACAAGACCTTGCGTCAAATGCTGGGGCATGGACTGTTTGATGCCGAGCTGCAATATAACCGCCAGACCCTGGTGGACAACGTTGAACTGCTCACGCCGGAACTACTGGACAAATTGAACCAGATCATTGTTGCCGGAGGGCATGTCCTGCTAAAAAAGGGCGACGCCGCCCTGCGTGGGCGGTGCGACTCCTTTGTGGTTGAAACCAATGTGCATTTTCCAAGTGACATTGGTCTTTTGTGGGATGCGATGCGCAAAGCAATCATTCTGACCGGGCAATGGTGCGAAAGTCAGCAATCGAGCCACTGGCGACAGTATCGCTACAATCTGCGTCAACTGAAGCGACTACTGCGCGAAGTACAAAATAAAAAACGGTGCAAGACGCCGAAAACCCAGGGGCAAACCATTCAAGCCCACCGAACCTATATCGAGCAGGCACAACAACACCTGGACAAGATTCGGGCTACCTTGTCCGGGCTGATCGCCAAAACCCCCACCGAGCGACTCCTGAAGCTTGAAATCGAAGGTTATTGCCAGCATGCTGCCCGCCAGATCGATCAGATCGCGCGCCGCGTGCTCAAAGGGGGAATGATTCCCCATCAGGAAAAAGTATTCTCCATTTTTGAACCCCACACCGAATGGATCAGTAAAGGCAAAGCGGGTGTGCCGGTTGAGCTGGGTCTCAAGACATGCATTCTGGAAGACCAGTACCAGTTTATCCTGCATCATCATGTAATGGAGCAACAAACCGATGATCAAGTTGCGCTTGTCATGATCTCCGAGACCAGAAAACACTTTCCTTCTCTCAACGCCTGCAGTTTCGACAAAGGCTTCCACTCCCCCGATAACCAGGATGGATTAGCCCAACAGCTTGATCAGGTCACGCTACCCAAAAAAGGTAAATTATCCCAGGAACGTAAAGCTGTGGAACACACTGAAGCGTTTACCCAGGCTCGCCGCGCACACTCGGCAGTGGAGTCGGCTATTAATGCCTTGGAAGTGCACGGTCTGGACAAATGCCCGGATCATGGCATCGATGGTTTTAAACGCTACGTTGCGCTCGCCATCGTCACCCGCAATATCCACCGCATTGGTGACATTCTGTGGCAGCAGGATGTGAAACGTGAACGCAAGGCCAACGCGCAACATTCGAAGCGCCGACAGACGGCCTGA
- a CDS encoding transposase: MPNYRRNFVAGGCYFFTVNLLERQQTILTDHIDLLRDSVRRVKRLYPFHIDAWVVLPDHMHCIWTLPPDTDNFPVRWRLIKLLFSKGFSRKERLSATRRKRSERGIWQRRYWEHTITTELDYAKHIDYIHVNPLKHGYVNRVQDWPYSTFHRYVRNGVLAADWCGDVGNLLSVSD; this comes from the coding sequence ATACCAAATTACCGACGTAATTTTGTGGCGGGTGGGTGTTATTTTTTTACGGTCAATTTATTGGAACGGCAACAGACTATACTCACGGATCACATTGATCTGTTGCGGGATTCGGTTCGCCGGGTGAAACGCTTATACCCATTCCATATTGATGCCTGGGTGGTGCTGCCGGATCACATGCACTGTATATGGACTCTTCCACCTGATACCGATAATTTCCCGGTACGTTGGAGGTTAATCAAGCTGCTGTTTTCAAAAGGTTTTTCCCGCAAGGAACGCTTGTCGGCGACGCGGCGAAAACGGTCTGAACGGGGTATTTGGCAACGCCGCTATTGGGAACATACGATTACCACAGAATTGGATTATGCCAAGCATATTGATTATATCCATGTTAATCCCTTGAAACATGGCTATGTCAACCGGGTTCAAGATTGGCCGTATTCGACATTTCATCGTTATGTGCGTAATGGCGTTCTGGCGGCGGATTGGTGTGGCGATGTAGGGAATTTACTTTCGGTGTCGGATTAA
- a CDS encoding CopG family transcriptional regulator, whose translation MATSIRLSPEIEQRLDYLAGQTGRTKAFYLREIIEKGLTDMEDYYLAAGVLERVRKGEERVYSLDEVENALGVAD comes from the coding sequence ATGGCCACCTCAATAAGACTTTCTCCGGAAATTGAACAACGGCTTGATTATTTGGCCGGCCAAACCGGGCGTACGAAGGCATTTTATTTACGAGAAATCATCGAAAAAGGATTGACTGATATGGAAGATTATTACTTGGCCGCCGGCGTGTTGGAACGCGTTCGCAAAGGTGAAGAACGCGTATATTCATTAGATGAGGTGGAGAACGCGCTTGGCGTGGCTGATTGA
- a CDS encoding type II toxin-antitoxin system RelE/ParE family toxin codes for MAWLIELSETANKQLAKLDKTEARRITKFLRERLAVTDNPRTVGKALSGPLGGLWRYRVGDYRLICDIQDGVLCVLVLKIGNRREVYK; via the coding sequence TTGGCGTGGCTGATTGAACTGTCAGAGACGGCGAATAAGCAACTGGCAAAACTCGATAAGACGGAAGCGAGGCGTATTACGAAATTTCTGCGAGAGCGTTTGGCTGTTACCGACAATCCACGCACTGTAGGCAAGGCTTTATCCGGTCCGCTTGGTGGTTTGTGGCGTTATCGAGTGGGTGACTATCGATTGATTTGTGACATTCAGGACGGCGTGCTGTGCGTTTTGGTATTGAAGATCGGTAATCGTCGAGAAGTTTACAAGTGA
- a CDS encoding FecR domain-containing protein: MKRPFIVDTLQGSVQALGTRFSVSQHKNRTQVAVFQDAVEIHPVDTTFAKQTLLAGQQVQFTSNHIEPIHRHSQDKPAWTEGFIVADDLPLSEFLLQLSRYRPGYITCDPEIADLRIIGSYPLKDTDKILAFLEANLPVKLTHPLPFWVKVLPR; this comes from the coding sequence TTGAAACGGCCATTTATCGTCGATACCTTGCAAGGCAGCGTTCAGGCTCTCGGCACGCGCTTCAGTGTTAGCCAGCACAAAAACCGGACACAGGTTGCCGTGTTTCAAGATGCCGTTGAAATCCACCCCGTCGATACCACTTTCGCCAAACAAACCCTACTTGCCGGCCAACAAGTTCAGTTTACCTCAAATCACATTGAGCCTATCCACCGACACAGCCAGGATAAACCAGCCTGGACCGAAGGCTTTATCGTTGCCGACGATTTGCCGCTCAGCGAGTTTTTGCTGCAACTCAGCCGTTACCGACCAGGCTACATTACCTGTGACCCTGAGATTGCCGATTTACGGATCATCGGTTCCTACCCGCTGAAAGACACCGATAAAATTCTCGCCTTTCTCGAAGCCAACCTGCCCGTCAAACTCACACACCCGCTACCTTTCTGGGTTAAAGTCCTGCCGCGCTGA
- a CDS encoding DUF4917 family protein, translating to MEKIKIDVWASLRDANWQTLLLGNGASIAIHNEFAYPTLHSVADAKGLLATTAPIFAKLGTTDFEHVLLACWYAEHVNVALGTPSADISAAYAEVRTALIQAVHSVHPVHADVAADLQRAGTFASSFPTVVSLNYDLTLYWAMLLFNAANGSWFKDAFHHSEFQTDWGYLRRPLPPATGATLVFYPHGSLSVARDYIGDETKIAVAAGDLLETITHRWSSGHYVPVFVSEGTSKEKVASIRRSHYLTNVYEEVLPELGENLVVYGWSFDERDQHVLNAISANPPKRMAVSVFTGQPDGDQQAFCHQVLKAAGQSLPDTVLTFFDSRSPGCWNNP from the coding sequence ATGGAAAAGATCAAGATCGACGTATGGGCAAGTCTTCGTGATGCCAATTGGCAAACCTTGCTGCTAGGCAATGGGGCAAGCATCGCCATACACAATGAGTTTGCATACCCAACACTCCACAGCGTTGCGGACGCAAAAGGGTTGCTCGCAACCACCGCGCCGATTTTCGCGAAGCTCGGAACAACGGACTTCGAGCATGTGCTGCTCGCGTGCTGGTATGCCGAACACGTCAACGTGGCCTTGGGAACTCCGTCGGCCGACATTTCTGCAGCCTACGCGGAAGTGCGCACAGCATTGATCCAAGCTGTGCACAGCGTACATCCGGTTCATGCCGATGTCGCAGCGGACCTGCAAAGGGCGGGTACCTTCGCAAGCTCGTTCCCTACCGTCGTCAGTTTGAACTACGACCTTACTCTCTACTGGGCCATGCTGCTGTTCAATGCAGCAAACGGCAGCTGGTTCAAAGATGCCTTCCATCACAGTGAGTTTCAGACGGATTGGGGGTATCTGCGCAGGCCGCTTCCCCCCGCTACGGGCGCCACTTTGGTGTTTTATCCTCACGGCAGCTTGTCGGTGGCGCGCGACTACATTGGCGATGAAACAAAGATTGCTGTCGCTGCAGGTGACTTACTTGAGACGATTACGCACCGATGGTCGTCCGGACACTATGTGCCGGTTTTTGTTAGCGAGGGCACGAGTAAGGAGAAGGTCGCCTCCATTCGTCGGAGTCACTACCTGACGAACGTGTATGAGGAGGTGCTACCTGAGCTCGGCGAGAACCTGGTCGTGTATGGCTGGAGTTTCGACGAACGGGACCAGCATGTGCTCAATGCCATCTCGGCGAATCCGCCGAAGCGAATGGCAGTTTCGGTGTTTACTGGACAACCAGACGGAGATCAGCAGGCGTTCTGCCATCAGGTGCTCAAAGCCGCTGGCCAGTCCTTGCCAGATACCGTTCTGACATTTTTTGATTCTCGGAGCCCTGGTTGCTGGAACAATCCATGA
- the tnpB gene encoding IS66 family insertion sequence element accessory protein TnpB, with the protein MALQDDKQKHISNWQASGLSQAAYCRARGLIAHAGKIWLAVDSVDMRRDMDGLSMIVQQVLSHPPCAGSAFIFCNRAGNRIKVLLWDGTGVWLCQRRLHQGRFVWLRQDAACVELRIRITELRITNYELRITNYGDSLPNTLTMPCWQCCIIGIFSKLSP; encoded by the coding sequence ATGGCATTACAGGATGACAAGCAAAAGCATATCAGCAACTGGCAGGCGAGCGGTTTGTCGCAGGCGGCCTATTGCCGGGCGCGGGGGTTGATTGCGCACGCGGGTAAGATCTGGCTGGCGGTCGATTCGGTGGATATGCGTCGCGACATGGATGGCTTATCGATGATTGTGCAGCAGGTATTGAGTCACCCGCCCTGCGCGGGTTCGGCGTTCATATTCTGCAATCGCGCGGGCAATCGCATCAAGGTCTTGCTGTGGGATGGCACGGGGGTGTGGTTATGTCAGCGCCGCCTGCATCAGGGGCGGTTTGTCTGGCTGAGGCAGGATGCGGCGTGTGTCGAATTACGAATTAGAATTACGGAATTACGAATTACGAATTACGAATTACGAATTACGAATTACGGTGACAGTTTACCAAATACACTAACTATGCCATGCTGGCAATGTTGCATAATCGGTATATTTAGTAAACTGTCACCGTAA
- a CDS encoding cation:proton antiporter has translation MPHNTILITTIAISLGLALLLGMVAHRLKLPVLVGYLAAGIIIGPATPGFVIDLELSSQLAEIGVILLMFGVGLHFSLNDLLAVRKIAIPGAILQILVATILGAIVATSWEWSLGGGIVFGLALSVASTVVLLRALEHRGLLKSINGKIAIGWLIVEDLVVVLALVLLPVLSAWFATDADSASITGSGGLDLFIALFIILGKVSIFIGFMLVIGKRIFPKLLWYVASTKSQELFILCVVSVAVGIAYGATILFDVSLALGAFFSGMVMRESPLSHRAARESLPLRDAFSVLFFVSIGMLFDPNILMNEPLKLVIVVMIIIFGKSMIALLLILALRYPLNTALTVSVSLAQIGELSFILASLGHSLGLLPSDGYSLILAGALVTITLNPLVFRTAEPIQNWIRSRSRLARFVERPNDPLAELPVAVSSKVVTNHVIVVGFGSTGERISALLTNQAIPFVVIDPNRELIEQLRGEGIHAVAGNASEPTVLIQAHIARSAVLVITVSDPIAVRQMVEVSRILNPHNEILISTFNKEEAAILQQEQTGTIFLGERVLAENVVAQVTRSLQEHKNTNNA, from the coding sequence ATGCCACATAACACTATTTTAATCACCACCATTGCCATCAGTCTGGGATTGGCATTATTGCTCGGCATGGTTGCTCACCGCCTGAAATTACCCGTACTGGTTGGTTATCTGGCTGCGGGGATTATTATTGGTCCGGCTACACCAGGATTTGTCATCGATCTCGAATTATCGAGTCAACTTGCTGAAATTGGCGTGATTCTGCTTATGTTTGGTGTCGGTTTACATTTCTCACTCAATGATCTTCTGGCAGTGAGAAAAATTGCCATTCCGGGTGCCATTCTACAAATACTGGTTGCCACCATATTGGGCGCCATAGTCGCGACTTCCTGGGAGTGGAGTCTGGGGGGCGGGATCGTATTTGGACTTGCCTTGTCGGTTGCCAGTACAGTAGTGCTGTTACGAGCTCTCGAACACCGTGGTCTGCTCAAGTCGATCAATGGAAAAATTGCAATTGGCTGGTTAATCGTCGAAGACTTGGTCGTGGTACTGGCACTGGTACTGTTGCCGGTTTTATCCGCCTGGTTTGCAACAGACGCAGATTCAGCTTCGATCACTGGCAGTGGTGGTCTGGATTTATTCATAGCGCTTTTCATTATTTTAGGCAAGGTCTCGATCTTTATTGGTTTTATGCTGGTTATTGGTAAGCGTATCTTTCCAAAGCTGCTCTGGTATGTCGCCAGCACAAAATCCCAGGAACTCTTTATTCTCTGCGTGGTTTCAGTAGCAGTCGGCATCGCCTATGGCGCTACTATTCTATTTGACGTATCACTCGCTCTAGGCGCTTTTTTCTCGGGCATGGTCATGCGTGAATCCCCATTGAGCCATCGAGCCGCTCGGGAATCCCTGCCTCTGCGAGATGCTTTCTCTGTATTGTTTTTTGTGTCGATTGGCATGCTGTTTGATCCCAATATACTTATGAATGAACCACTGAAGCTGGTAATTGTGGTCATGATCATCATTTTTGGCAAATCCATGATTGCTCTGTTGCTCATTCTTGCCTTGCGTTATCCACTTAACACGGCGCTGACAGTTTCAGTCAGTCTCGCGCAAATTGGCGAGCTCTCTTTTATACTCGCGTCTCTGGGTCATTCACTGGGTCTCCTGCCAAGTGATGGTTATAGCCTCATCCTGGCGGGCGCGCTGGTGACTATCACTCTCAACCCACTGGTATTTCGGACAGCAGAGCCCATTCAGAACTGGATTCGTTCCCGTTCCAGGTTGGCGCGTTTTGTCGAGCGGCCAAATGATCCTCTGGCGGAACTGCCGGTCGCGGTCAGCTCCAAAGTGGTCACCAACCATGTCATCGTCGTCGGTTTTGGTTCGACAGGTGAACGAATAAGTGCTTTACTGACAAATCAGGCTATCCCCTTCGTCGTTATTGACCCAAACCGAGAGTTGATAGAACAACTGCGCGGAGAGGGGATCCACGCAGTAGCAGGTAATGCAAGCGAGCCCACAGTATTAATCCAGGCGCATATTGCCCGATCGGCTGTGTTGGTGATTACGGTATCAGATCCTATTGCCGTCAGGCAAATGGTTGAAGTATCACGCATCCTGAACCCCCACAATGAAATTCTAATCAGTACATTTAACAAGGAAGAGGCGGCTATTCTTCAACAGGAACAAACCGGAACGATTTTTCTGGGAGAACGGGTCCTGGCAGAAAACGTGGTGGCACAAGTAACGCGTAGCCTGCAAGAGCATAAAAATACGAATAATGCGTGA
- a CDS encoding twin transmembrane helix small protein: MKIIAILFMLLIVYSLGSALYYMVRDKGNSTRMARSLTMRIGLSLVLFVVMMAWTYISYIHES; this comes from the coding sequence TTGAAAATAATTGCCATTTTATTCATGCTACTGATTGTATACAGTCTAGGTTCAGCTCTTTACTACATGGTCAGGGATAAAGGAAATAGTACCCGCATGGCCAGATCGCTGACCATGCGCATCGGGTTATCATTGGTTCTGTTTGTCGTCATGATGGCCTGGACCTATATCAGTTACATTCATGAAAGTTAG